DNA from Chitinophaga pendula:
GGCCTAGACGCCACTTGTATGTCCCCCTTATGTAAAGTAATAATGCGCCGCGTCAATGACAACCCAATACCATTCCCCTCTGCATATCGCTTATTATCCCCGCGGAAAAATGGCTCGAAAATATAAGGCAGATCCTCCGCCGTAATACCAATACCCTCATCTGTAAAGGAGATCGCCAGCTCATCCCCCCCGTAGCCGATCGTCACCGTACCGTGGTGATCCGCAGAAAATTTACAGCTGTTCTCCATCAGGTTCACAAAAGCTACCTTTAACAGATACTCATTACCGTTCACGGATATACGATCATCATCATCGATCTCCTGCTCAAATACAATAGTCACCCCATAACTGCTATGCGATCGCAACACCTGGTCACGCGCATCCAGCAACAACTCATCCGCCCGAAATGACCGCTTACTGATAGCCGTCGGATCAAAACTGGCCTTCGCCAGGTCCAGCAGCCCGTTCGACAATTTAGCCATCCGCCGGGCATCCAGCAGCGCTAAATTGATCACCTCCTCATAGGTGGCAACACTGCGCACCTGCTGCAAAGCCAGCTCCAGCTCCCCCGTCATAGCCGCCAATGGCGTACGCAGCTCATGCGAGATATTACTAACGAACTGCTTCTGCGCAGTAAAAGACTGCTCTAACCGGTCCAGCATATGATTGAACGTCACCGCCAACTCCCCGATCTCATCCTTCTCATTCTGCACCGGTACACGCAGGTCCAGCCGTGTAGCTGTGATATCCTCCACTTTATCTACCATCTCCGCCACCGGCTGCAACGCCTTCCGCGCAAAGAACCGGCCCGCTATCCAGGTCAATGTAATGATCCCCAGGAATCCCACCACAAGACTGAAAAGCAAGTAACGCACCCCACGAAGCCCATCCACATCCGTAGCCGCTGCCGTAATAACATACAGTTGCCCGTTGTGCGGATACGCAAAACCCGTTACCTGCAAAGCCGCCTGCTCAAAAGCAATAGGACCGCCACCAGCAATCCGCCGGATCATCTCACGGGTCTCCTTCACCTTGTCAATATCCACCGCATCATGATACAACAAATGAAAAGCCGTATCGTAAATAGCCACTTCCTCCTGCGAACCCTTCCCCTTCGCATTCCGGTATATCACATGCAACACATCCGCCGGCACCTTCGCATCCAGCAGCAAATTGGCTTTCGTAACCGCCTCCTGCTGCAGGTGTTTATAAAAAGAAGCCTTCCGCGCCTGCGCCGCAGACAGGTAGATGAACAGCGCAAACACCGCCAGCAACACAGCAAATAACAAGGTAAATAAAGAAGTAAGTTTGTTACGTATCTTCATTCAGATGGTTTATCAGGTTCCTCCTTAAAGATAAAACCCATACCACTACGGGTATGTATCAGCTTGGTAGCAAAGTTCCGGTCTATTTTTCGCCGTAAATAGTCGATATAGGTATTGATAAAATTAGTACCGGTGTCAAAAGTGTTCCACACATTCTCCGCAATCTCCGCCCGGGAAAGCACCCGCTCCGGATGTAGCAGCATATACTCCAGCAACTTGAACTCTTTCGGCGTCAGCCGGATCTCCTGCCCATCCCGCATCACCAACTTGGTATGCCGGTTCAGCGTAATACCGGCATATAACAGAATACCCTCGTCAGGTTGTACCTCGCTACGGCCATGATATCGCTTGATCAATGCACGCACTCTCACAATTAACTCACGCATATCAATAGGTTTCACCAGGTAGTCATCCGCACCGGCATCAAAACCCTCCACCTTGTCATCCGTCGTTCCCATAGCCGTCAGCATGATAATAGGCTGATCCGGCCGCGCCCGCCGGATCTCCTTACAAAGATCTATCCCATTCACTTTGGGAAGTATAATATCAGTGATAATAAGCGCATAAGTATCTTGGAGCGCCAGCTTCCTGCCGGTATAACCGTCATAAGCAACCGTCACCTGGTAACCACTCTCCTCCAACCCCCGCTGCACTAACCGGGCAATACGCTCTTCGTCTTCTATGATCAGGATATGCATAAGCAAAAATAATCGTAAAAATCTGTTCCCACCGCCGTCCCTATCCTCCGTCGTAAAATAACGGACGCTTTGTACAGCCTTTTTTTATACATTAGCAATATTTTGCGGATGTCCGCACCTTTTGAAAACACCTCCCATCCCGCCACAAGCAGATGGGTACAATCACCTGGCGTATGGAGTTCCGGAAGTATTTCAGCGAGAAGAGCTATGAACAGGTAAAACAAGCCCTCACCGGTATCAAACCTCCCGATGATATCTACGCGATCTCATTCTGGAAGGATAATATCGACGACGACCTGCGCAAACCGCTCATCCAGGTCGGGTTCAACACCCTCTCCCAAGTCGCCGCCACCCGCAACAGACAATGCTCCGAACAAGAAGCCAAATGGAACTTCGCCTACTGGCTGCAAAACGAACTAACCGTCATCGGCGGCGAAGATGAAACACTATCCCGCTGGCTACAACAAACTCCCTACTACTATTCTGATGATGACGAAGAAGATGCTATCGGAAATGACGACCTCTTCGAATCCACCCAATCCAAAGGCAATGCCCTCCAGCAAATGTTCATGGAAGAAATCATCAGCATCACACATAAACTAAAAGAACAACAAATATTTACCTCCTGCCTCGGCAAAGAAGTACCCGTGATCATTCACGAACTCGAATATTATGAACTACCGGTCAGCTGGACACAAAGCGCCAACCCGCCCGAACTCATTGCAGGATTCCTGTCCTGGTACCACCATTGCTGCAAATAAATAACCGATTAGACGAACTATTAAAATATCGAATACCATCATGAGCCAAATTGATCAGTCCTCTCAACAACAATTACTTGACCTGCTTACACCCCTTATCAAAGAGGCTACTCGCATCATTCCTCACCCCCCACTCCGGATGCCTGCCAGCTCACACCTGACCTCCCACTTCGGAGGTACCCCCTACTTCGAACAGGGCGAAGCATGGCCCGTCACCGAAAAGGGTACCCCCCTAGCCTTCATTTTCCAGATCATCAACGATGGGCAGATCAGCCTCCCCGAATCTATTAAAGTACTACAGTTCTACTACGATTGGGAAAATGGCCCCTGGGATACCCCGGAAGATGGATGGCTTGTCAAAACTTACCGCCAGATAGACCCCCAGGCACCCTCCATCGCAGAAAAACCATATACCAGGAGACTCGTAAAATTCTGCAACATCACCTTCGAACAAGTAAAAAGCCTCCCCGACTGGGAAGGAATATCCCACTGGAACAAAAATGCCGAAGCAATCGCCGGCACCATCAACGAAGCCGAACCTTGGGAAGCTTACGACGAAGCCGTCAAACAACTCATCGGCGAACAATCCTATCGCTCCCAACTGGGCGGATATCCCAAATGGCTACAAGCAGCAGCAGACCCGGCCAACACAGCCGGACATCCCATGCCGCTACTCTTCCAGCTGGACTCCGAATCACACCCGGGACTCAACTGGGGCGACTCCGGACTCGTATACGTCTTCCTCGATGAAAACAATACCGAGTTCACCCTGCAAAGCCTGTAAAAGATACTTCACATACAAATAACTATCCGGGCAGTAGGATCACTGCCCGATAAAATCTATTTTAGAGTCGTAAAAATCGGTCTGTGTATGAAACGGGGGAAATATTACCTGCTGCCCGCACCTGTGCTTTTTTTGGAATTCTTTACCCGGGAATTTACCTTCTCCGGAAAAGGCGTTAAACGTAGTAAATTCCCTGCCGACGCCAATTTTTACACCGGCCCCTCCAAAGCCACCGGATACCGGTTCTATCAAACCAATAAAGGCCCCGTCCAACTCTCTACCCAACACGACCGCATCTCCGGATTCGATAACGATGGCCCCGCCATCACCGCCAAACTACTCCAACGCCAGGGCGAAAAATTCTTTACCAACCAATCCAACCTCGTCATCGGCACCGCCGGCGAATACTACGACCTCTATACCAAACACTGGTACCGCACACAGGAAGTATGGAAAGTCAATAAATACCATCCCGACTGCAGTGAAGAACTCCGCTTCGCCACCGCCAGTACGCTCACCCCACATCACTTCAATATCCTCGACGTCAACGCCGAAGGCATCGTCTCCACCGACTTCCCTCGCCATGAAGTAGCCCTCCATATCAAACCACAGGAAACCCTCTGCTTCCTCTGCCGCAGAGAAGAATACAGCATAGAAGACCATTACGAACCTAACCTCAACCTGGTCATGTTCGTAAAAAATCATGGCTGGCACGAAAAACTAAGGATACTCTCCGATATAGATACACATCAGCTCGATAGCGCCAGGCTCTGTCAGGAAGAACACCTCCTCCGCGACTATAGAAAAAGTAAACTACGCTATCAGTTGGGTTAACAATCACCAGGGTAACTATCGCTCATGCTCATTAAACCAGTCCAGGAATAACGACAGGTTCGCAAACCGCTGCTCC
Protein-coding regions in this window:
- a CDS encoding response regulator transcription factor, encoding MHILIIEDEERIARLVQRGLEESGYQVTVAYDGYTGRKLALQDTYALIITDIILPKVNGIDLCKEIRRARPDQPIIMLTAMGTTDDKVEGFDAGADDYLVKPIDMRELIVRVRALIKRYHGRSEVQPDEGILLYAGITLNRHTKLVMRDGQEIRLTPKEFKLLEYMLLHPERVLSRAEIAENVWNTFDTGTNFINTYIDYLRRKIDRNFATKLIHTRSGMGFIFKEEPDKPSE
- a CDS encoding sensor histidine kinase produces the protein MKIRNKLTSLFTLLFAVLLAVFALFIYLSAAQARKASFYKHLQQEAVTKANLLLDAKVPADVLHVIYRNAKGKGSQEEVAIYDTAFHLLYHDAVDIDKVKETREMIRRIAGGGPIAFEQAALQVTGFAYPHNGQLYVITAAATDVDGLRGVRYLLFSLVVGFLGIITLTWIAGRFFARKALQPVAEMVDKVEDITATRLDLRVPVQNEKDEIGELAVTFNHMLDRLEQSFTAQKQFVSNISHELRTPLAAMTGELELALQQVRSVATYEEVINLALLDARRMAKLSNGLLDLAKASFDPTAISKRSFRADELLLDARDQVLRSHSSYGVTIVFEQEIDDDDRISVNGNEYLLKVAFVNLMENSCKFSADHHGTVTIGYGGDELAISFTDEGIGITAEDLPYIFEPFFRGDNKRYAEGNGIGLSLTRRIITLHKGDIQVASRPGEGTTFTILLPHL
- a CDS encoding DUF1963 domain-containing protein; its protein translation is MSQIDQSSQQQLLDLLTPLIKEATRIIPHPPLRMPASSHLTSHFGGTPYFEQGEAWPVTEKGTPLAFIFQIINDGQISLPESIKVLQFYYDWENGPWDTPEDGWLVKTYRQIDPQAPSIAEKPYTRRLVKFCNITFEQVKSLPDWEGISHWNKNAEAIAGTINEAEPWEAYDEAVKQLIGEQSYRSQLGGYPKWLQAAADPANTAGHPMPLLFQLDSESHPGLNWGDSGLVYVFLDENNTEFTLQSL